DNA from Halorarum salinum:
GAACCGGTCGACCGCGGCGTCGAGCGGCGACGCGTGCGGCTCCGCGGGCCGGCGGCGCCGGACGTGGAGGGGGACGACGCCACGGGCGACGGCCCCCGGCCGTTCGACCTGGAACTCTGGGAGCCGCAACTCGGCCTCGCGGGCGCCCGCGGGGGCGTGCACGTCGACCTGGGTATCCGGGTGGCCGACCCGGCCGCCGCCGCAGAGCGGGCGTTCGGCGACCTACCGTCGGTCCGGACGCTGGAGCGCGAGGACGGCAGGGTCGAACTGTACGACCCCGACGGCCACCACCTCGTGCTGATTCCGGCCTGAGTGAGGTCGCGTTCGAACCGGCGGTCCGTCGGCTCGCGGAGCTCCGGTCCCGATCGGGTCGGTTCGTTCGAATCGACCGTTCCGTAGGTCCCGAATCGACCATCGCGTATTACGTCGAGGGAAACATGTTCTCGGACCCGTGCTGAATGCGTACCGAGCATCCCGCGGAGGATCGCTCCCGGGAAGAGCCACACCGATCCCGCGTATCCATCAGTGCCGAGCGGCTAAATCACGAACTCGACCCAGTCAGCGGTGACGAACTTGTAGCGACATCCCTCGCAGAGATCCATCTCGAGGGCCTGGCCCGTGGAAAGGTGAACGTGATACTGTTCGACCGGGTACTCCTCCTCCCCGCAGTTACTGCATGTCACAGGTGGATCGCTCCGTTGGGTGCGAGAGCTACGACTACCACCGACATAACTATCACGCGCATCGTTCACGGGGCACGTCCGGTCGGTACGGTCCGTTACCTCCTTGCTCTGATCACCCCGAACCCCCGAATTCAGCCTCTGTGTCCAGCAACCGGTTCCTAGTACTTCCGTAGTAGAACGTTCTGACGCTTCCTCAGAGAAGGTACGTACTCACCGGATCGGTGCAACCGGCAGGGCGTTCTCCCGTTCACACCGAAAGAACGGTGGGTCGGATCACGTTCCGGGTCGGTCGACGGCCCCGAGTTGCTGCAGCAACCCGAGCGTATCTGGCTGGACCCACCGTTCGACGATCTTCCCGCCGTCGATGCGGGTGAAGACCATGTTTCCGACCTCGAACTCCCGGCCGGTCGGCTCGACGCCCATGAATTCGCCCTCGTGGATCCCCCGCAGGGTCACCCGCATCGCGACGGTGTCCCCCTCGGAGACGACGTCCTCGACGGTCGCCGAGAACCCCCCGAATGCAGTGCGAAGGGATTCGATCCGTTCCGTGAGGGCTTCGCGGCCCCGCGCCTCCCCGAACGGGCTGTGGTCGACGACGTCCTCGGCGCAGATCTCGTCGATGACGTCGATCCGCCCCTCCGTCGCTACGTCTTCCGGAAAGCGGCGGGCGAGTCGCGCGTTCTCCTCTCTCGTGGTCGTGACTACCATATCTGTCACCAACCATCAGTAGGTTCCGCGAGGACATAAGATAGTGAGCGACGTGTTCGCGGGGAGACGGGTTCGGAAACGACGAATCACCGTGTCGGCGGCCGGCCGTGGGTTGGCCGAATCTCATCCCACGGAGATTCACGTGCAGTCCGAGTCGATCCGACGATCGATCCGACCGATGGCGGAAGACCGATTACCCACCGGGCGATAGCCACCCCCAATGGACGTCAGCGTCATCGGCTGCGGCTACGTCGGGGCGAGCGTCGCGGCCTGCTTCGCGGATCTGGGCCACGACGTCGTCGCCGTCGACGTCGACGAGGAGCGCGTCGAAGCCATCGAGGACGGGCGGCCGCCGCTCCACGAACCGGGGCTCGACGAACTCGTCGCTGCGAACGCCGGCGAGCGCCTCCGGGCGACGACCGACTACGACGCCGTCCCGGACACCGACCTGACGTTCCTCGCCGTCCAGACGCCCTCCAACGACGACGGGAGCATCGACACCTCCGTCGTGGAAGCGGCGGCGGGGATGCTCGGCGAGGCGCTCGCCGGGACCGACGAGCACGCGGTGGTCGTGAAGAGCACGGTGATCCCGGGGACGACGGCCGATCTCGTGGCGCCCGCGGTCGCGGACGCGGCCGGGATGACCGTCGGCGAGGACCTCCACGTCGGGATGAACCCCGAGTTCCAGCGCGAGGGCTCCGCCGTGGGGGACTTCCTCGACCCCGACAAGATCGTCCTCGGCGCGGACGGGGACGTCGAGGCCTACGCCGCGCTCCACGAGGCGTACGACCCCCTCCGCGAGGCTCTCGACCACGAGGTGCCGGTCGTGGAGACCGGGACGCGCGAGGCGGAGATGATCAAGTACGCCAACAACGCGTTCCTCGCGGCGAAGGTGTCGCTGGCGAACGACCTGGGGAACGTCTGCAAGGAGTACGGCGTCGACGCCTACGAGGTGACCGACGCCATCGGGCTCGACCACCGCATCGGCGCCCCGTTCCTCCGCAGCGGCGTCGGCTGGGGCGGCTCCTGCTTCCCGAAGGACGTCGCCGCCATCATCGCCGCCGCGCGGGCGAAGGGGTACGAGCCGGAGCTCCTCGCGGCCGCGGTGTCGATCAACGACCGCCAGCCCGAACGGTTGCTCTCGCTGCTCGACCGCCACGTCGACGTGGCCGGCGAGCGCGTCGCAGTGCTCGGCCTCGCGTTCAAGCCCGGCACCGACGACGTCCGCAACTCCCGCGCCGTCCCGACCGTCGAGGGACTCCGGGAGCGGGGGGCGGAGGTCGTCGCGTACGACCCCGTCGCGGCCGGGAACATGCGCGAGCGCTTCCCCGGGATCGAGTACGCCGAGTCGGCGGCGGCGGCGCTCGAGGGGGCGAGCGGCGCCGTCGTCGTCACGGACTGGCCGGAGTTCGCGGACCTCGACGGGGAGTTCGACGCGATGGCCGACCCGATCGTCGTCGACGGCCGGCGGGTCGTCGAGCGCCGGGAGGGGATCACCTACGAGGGCCTGACCTGGTGAACGCCGAAATCGACGGGTGAGCGGGGGACAGGTCGGGTTCCAGCGGGCGTCGGGGGGAGATCAGCTTCCGAGCCGATCGGTGTTGATCGGGACGTTCGGCGGGGTGACGACGAGGAAGCCCCGGAAGTGCGAGAGCTCCCCGCCCATGTCGTTCACCTCGCGGGCGAACCCGGCGGCGAGTTCGTTCAGGTCGCCCGTCACCGCCAGCACGAGCACGTTGCCGTACTCGACGTTCCTGATCCAGACGGTCGGGTCGGTGGTGCCGTCGAGCACCCCGAGGACGACCTCGCCCGCGACCTCCTCGTCGAGCAGTTCCTCCGCACCCTGGAGGTCGAGGCCGAACTCGCTCATACCCGCCCCTCGGAGTGACCGGCCAAAAGCGTTCGGTCGTCGCGGGACGGCGTCGGGAGGTCCGGCGGGGACCGGTCGCCAGGTCGTCCACGTCGGGCCTGACCGTTCTCGGCCCCACCGTGGAAAGGTACTTGCCGGGTGACCGTGAGCCCACACGCGTGCCACCCTCCACCGAAGTACCCCGCGTCGCCATCGCCCTCCTCTTCGTCGTCGGCGCCCTCCTCGTCGGCGTCCTCGCGGTCCCGGCCGCAGTCGACGCCCGCGCTCCGCCCCAGGCCGCCTGCGGAGTGTGTACGGACGCGCTCGACGACGCTGCCGGCGACCGCGGCGTCGCGCTCGAGCGCGCCTCCTCGGAGATGACGATCCGGGTCGACGGGAACGGCTCCGCGGCCTGGACGGCCCGCGTCGCGCTCGCCGAGGGAGCGGACGCCCTCCGAGACAATTCGGTCCGCGAGGCCGTCGTCGCGGACGCCCGACACGGGACCCTCGCGGACCCGGACGCCGTGAGGAGTCGGATGGAGGGCGACACGCTCGTCGTCTCCTACCGGACGGACGACGACGCCGAGCGCGAGGCCGGCGTCCTCCTGTTCACCGGGTTCCACGCGACCGGCCCCACGATGCCGTTCGCCATGGGCGGCCCGGGGCCGGCGTATCCGGGCGCCGACGAACTCACGCTCCGGGGCCCCCCGAACACCGCCGTCGAGGGCGAGTACGACGGGGCGGCGAACGGCGGGGCCGAGGTCCGCTGGACCGATGCCGACGCGGACGTCGACCGGTCGACGGTCGTCGCGTTCGCGCCCGAGGAGGCCCGGTTCGCCGGCGTCCGAACGCGGCTCGCGCGCCTCCTGTTCCGGCTCTGAGGGCGGCGCCGACCCGTTCCACGGCCGACGGGTCGACGTCCACGTATTTCCGTCCGGCGTGCGTACTGTCGTCGATGTCCCCCACCACCCGCAGACGGCTGCTCGAATCGGCGCTCGCCGGCGGACTGGTCGGTCTGACGGGCTGCAGCGGCGTTTCGAATCCGGCGTCGGGGACGACCGGGGCCCCCTCGACCGGGTCGACGCCGACGACCGCGACGGACGAGGACGAGGAGAGCGGGGCCGGCCGGCCCGCGCCGCTCCCGGAGTCGGTCGCGCTCGAACGGCTGGCCACCGGCCTGGAGGCACCGGTGGACGTGGCGTTCGCGCCCGATGCGGACCGTCGATACGTCGTGGACCAGCCCGGCCGGATCCTCGTCCACGAGTCGGGGACGCTCCGCGACGAGCCGTTCCTCGACCTCGGCGACGCGGTCGAGGCGGGCGGCGAGAAGGGGTTGCTCGGGCTCGCACTCCACCCGGGGTTTGCGGGGAACCGGCGGCTGTTCGTCCGGTACAGCGCCCCGGTGCGCGAGGGGACGCCGTCCTCGTACAGCCACACGTTCGTGCTCGCGGAGTTCACCGCGACCGAGGACGGCACGCGGGCCCCGCTCGAGGGCGAGCGGACGGTCCTCGAGATCCCCCAGCCCCAGCCGAACCACAACGCCGGCTCCGTCGCGTTCGGGCCGGACGGCTACCTCTACGTCGGGGTCGGCGACGGCGGCGGGAGCGACGACCAGGGAGAGGGACACGTCGAGGACTGGTACGACCCCGTCGAGGGCGGGAACGGCCAGGACGTGACCGGGAACCTGCTGGGGGGCGTCCTCCGCATCGACGTCGACGGTCGCGCGGACGGGAAGGGGTACGCCGTCCCCGACGACAACCCGCTCGTGGGCCGGGAAGGGTTCGACGAGCAGTACGCC
Protein-coding regions in this window:
- a CDS encoding ester cyclase translates to MVVTTTREENARLARRFPEDVATEGRIDVIDEICAEDVVDHSPFGEARGREALTERIESLRTAFGGFSATVEDVVSEGDTVAMRVTLRGIHEGEFMGVEPTGREFEVGNMVFTRIDGGKIVERWVQPDTLGLLQQLGAVDRPGT
- the aglM gene encoding UDP-glucose 6-dehydrogenase AglM, with the translated sequence MDVSVIGCGYVGASVAACFADLGHDVVAVDVDEERVEAIEDGRPPLHEPGLDELVAANAGERLRATTDYDAVPDTDLTFLAVQTPSNDDGSIDTSVVEAAAGMLGEALAGTDEHAVVVKSTVIPGTTADLVAPAVADAAGMTVGEDLHVGMNPEFQREGSAVGDFLDPDKIVLGADGDVEAYAALHEAYDPLREALDHEVPVVETGTREAEMIKYANNAFLAAKVSLANDLGNVCKEYGVDAYEVTDAIGLDHRIGAPFLRSGVGWGGSCFPKDVAAIIAAARAKGYEPELLAAAVSINDRQPERLLSLLDRHVDVAGERVAVLGLAFKPGTDDVRNSRAVPTVEGLRERGAEVVAYDPVAAGNMRERFPGIEYAESAAAALEGASGAVVVTDWPEFADLDGEFDAMADPIVVDGRRVVERREGITYEGLTW
- a CDS encoding DUF5779 family protein, whose product is MSEFGLDLQGAEELLDEEVAGEVVLGVLDGTTDPTVWIRNVEYGNVLVLAVTGDLNELAAGFAREVNDMGGELSHFRGFLVVTPPNVPINTDRLGS
- a CDS encoding PQQ-dependent sugar dehydrogenase — protein: MSPTTRRRLLESALAGGLVGLTGCSGVSNPASGTTGAPSTGSTPTTATDEDEESGAGRPAPLPESVALERLATGLEAPVDVAFAPDADRRYVVDQPGRILVHESGTLRDEPFLDLGDAVEAGGEKGLLGLALHPGFAGNRRLFVRYSAPVREGTPSSYSHTFVLAEFTATEDGTRAPLEGERTVLEIPQPQPNHNAGSVAFGPDGYLYVGVGDGGGSDDQGEGHVEDWYDPVEGGNGQDVTGNLLGGVLRIDVDGRADGKGYAVPDDNPLVGREGFDEQYAWGLRNPWRLSFDDGDCFVADVGQDEYEEVNLLERGGNYGWNVKEGTHCFEADDCPDETPSDVRGGESLIDPIVEYPHSGDDVSGVSVIGGHVYRGAAIPGLRGRYVFGDLEADGRLFVSTRAEGDGSWSTDVVPLGGDGDDALERLLSFGRDGEGEVYALGRGEDGGGVYRLTPDG